One window of Williamwhitmania sp. genomic DNA carries:
- a CDS encoding PAS domain-containing protein: MISFKKLRLTTKMQVLVLLTGIAVITLIGLFAGYRVRQMAVDSAIATVTKQAEKHAALIRGDLELDLGFSRALAQSMYGYEKIPRPERDSIYLNLLYNLKRNNPKYLYVWMNWEYSALRLGYKFDYGRESTSVYESHGDIVSFVEQKDTAGNNLESSYYKVKTTNKEAIIDPYPYSVDGIHTTMVTSVCVPIDKGGRFVGLAGVDIPLSKFQDQVASIHSYEGSLAFLVSNNGIIIAHQDPANVGKKLVEVYPDITLTNNLEKKIADGFGTQFYAAVNGTRCYIILRPVKVSDTDQPWSLGLIIPSSSIMQEARATLYISILVMILGLGLLAFVVRMIAKNITSPIMTIRDRLNIMALGDIDSSKKVTIDTGDELEELGNSLNSLVDGLNNAEVFAREIGKGNLNAEFNLLGSNDLLGKSLLDMRQSLKEAREQEDLRKEEEERQNWATKGLALFGDILRRNNDNLHELSYEIIQNLVTYLGANQGGVFVINDSDPSQLVLEMTASYAYDRRKFLEKTVVPGEGMVGRCFQERKRIYMTAVPNNYITITSGLGKENPSALLLIPMLVNDNIFGVIEIASFTKLPEYQIAFVEKVSESIAATISSTKINIRTAELLARAQQQAEELAAQEEEMRQNMEELQATQEEMERKRSEQEQLQQQLGEEKALLDALMLNIPDFVYFKDTNSQFIRISKSMVKLFMAQSPDDLIGKSDFDFHSKEHAQIAFNEEKTIMNSQKPIVDHVVHEQFDDGREQWVSTTKMPLFNDHGEVVGTWGISKIVTELKQAEIIANSKVAEAEELHKKMVAHENEYRALASALNANTLVTYFTTEGVIISVNQPVLSMVDKNENEIVGHHHNEVFGMGESEEAQKELWSDLRKGIVVNRTYSRKVNGVKVVLHETYSPVENIDGLVEKVVCIATKES; this comes from the coding sequence ATGATTTCATTCAAGAAGCTCAGGTTGACGACAAAGATGCAGGTTTTGGTTTTGCTAACCGGCATTGCAGTTATAACCTTAATAGGTCTATTTGCTGGTTACCGCGTCCGGCAAATGGCCGTAGACAGTGCCATTGCCACTGTTACAAAACAGGCCGAAAAACATGCTGCTCTTATCAGGGGTGATTTGGAGTTGGACCTTGGTTTTTCCAGAGCTTTGGCTCAATCGATGTATGGCTACGAAAAAATCCCAAGACCAGAGCGCGACTCCATCTACTTGAATCTGCTTTACAATTTGAAGCGCAATAACCCCAAGTACCTCTATGTATGGATGAATTGGGAGTACTCGGCCTTGAGACTGGGATATAAGTTTGACTATGGGCGCGAATCCACTTCGGTTTACGAGAGCCATGGTGATATTGTAAGCTTTGTGGAGCAAAAAGATACAGCCGGTAACAACCTTGAAAGTTCATACTATAAGGTTAAGACCACCAATAAGGAGGCAATTATTGATCCTTACCCATATTCCGTTGACGGTATTCACACCACCATGGTTACCAGTGTCTGTGTTCCTATCGATAAGGGCGGCCGCTTTGTTGGCTTGGCCGGAGTAGACATTCCCCTTTCGAAGTTTCAGGATCAGGTTGCCAGCATTCACTCCTACGAGGGTTCACTTGCCTTCCTCGTTTCCAACAACGGAATTATTATTGCTCATCAAGATCCAGCGAATGTTGGGAAAAAATTGGTTGAGGTTTATCCTGATATTACGTTAACCAATAATTTGGAGAAGAAAATTGCAGATGGGTTTGGAACACAATTCTATGCTGCTGTCAACGGGACGCGCTGCTATATCATTCTTCGCCCAGTTAAGGTTAGTGATACCGACCAGCCTTGGTCTCTTGGCTTAATAATTCCCTCCTCATCCATTATGCAGGAGGCTCGAGCCACTTTGTATATCTCCATCCTGGTTATGATTCTTGGTTTAGGATTGCTCGCGTTTGTTGTTCGGATGATTGCAAAAAACATTACAAGTCCCATAATGACCATTAGGGATAGACTCAACATTATGGCCTTGGGTGATATTGATTCCTCGAAGAAGGTCACCATTGATACTGGTGATGAGTTGGAGGAACTGGGGAACTCACTCAACAGCTTGGTTGATGGATTAAATAACGCTGAGGTATTTGCACGCGAAATAGGGAAGGGGAACCTTAATGCAGAATTTAACCTTCTAGGATCCAACGATCTCCTTGGAAAATCGTTACTGGATATGCGACAGTCGCTTAAGGAGGCTCGTGAGCAGGAGGATTTACGTAAGGAAGAGGAAGAACGCCAAAATTGGGCTACTAAAGGGTTGGCGCTGTTTGGTGACATACTTCGTCGCAACAACGACAACCTACATGAACTTTCATACGAAATTATCCAAAACCTGGTAACCTACCTTGGGGCTAATCAGGGTGGTGTTTTTGTGATAAACGATTCTGATCCATCCCAGCTTGTTTTGGAGATGACCGCCAGCTATGCCTACGATCGGAGGAAGTTCTTAGAAAAAACCGTAGTTCCCGGAGAGGGAATGGTTGGTCGTTGCTTCCAAGAGCGTAAGCGAATTTATATGACCGCAGTCCCAAACAACTACATCACCATTACTTCTGGCCTTGGAAAAGAAAATCCAAGCGCACTGCTTCTTATCCCCATGCTGGTGAACGATAACATTTTTGGAGTTATCGAGATTGCCAGCTTTACCAAGTTGCCGGAATATCAAATTGCATTTGTTGAGAAAGTTTCGGAGAGCATTGCTGCCACCATATCTTCTACCAAGATTAATATTCGCACGGCGGAGTTACTGGCAAGGGCACAGCAACAGGCTGAAGAGCTGGCAGCCCAGGAGGAGGAGATGCGTCAAAACATGGAAGAGCTGCAGGCTACTCAGGAGGAGATGGAGCGAAAACGCAGTGAGCAGGAGCAGTTGCAACAGCAGCTGGGCGAGGAGAAAGCGTTGCTCGACGCTCTTATGCTGAACATTCCTGACTTTGTTTACTTTAAGGATACTAACAGTCAGTTTATCCGCATAAGCAAATCAATGGTAAAGCTATTCATGGCACAATCACCTGACGATCTCATTGGAAAATCGGACTTCGATTTCCATTCCAAGGAGCATGCACAGATTGCCTTCAATGAGGAGAAAACTATCATGAATAGCCAAAAGCCTATCGTTGACCATGTGGTTCATGAGCAGTTTGACGATGGTCGTGAGCAGTGGGTTTCTACTACCAAAATGCCTCTCTTCAACGATCATGGTGAGGTGGTTGGTACCTGGGGTATTAGTAAGATAGTGACCGAACTGAAGCAGGCCGAAATAATTGCAAACTCGAAGGTTGCGGAAGCCGAAGAGCTGCACAAGAAGATGGTAGCTCACGAGAATGAATACAGGGCACTTGCCTCTGCGCTAAATGCCAACACGCTGGTTACCTACTTCACTACCGAAGGAGTAATAATTTCGGTAAACCAACCAGTGCTCAGTATGGTGGACAAAAACGAGAATGAGATTGTTGGCCATCACCACAATGAGGTATTTGGGATGGGCGAATCGGAAGAGGCCCAAAAGGAGCTCTGGAGCGATTTGCGAAAGGGTATTGTTGTAAACCGCACCTACAGTCGTAAAGTGAATGGGGTAAAGGTTGTCTTGCACGAAACTTACTCGCCGGTGGAAAATATTGATGGATTGGTTGAGAAGGTAGTCTGCATTGCTACCAAAGAATCCTAA
- a CDS encoding deoxyguanosinetriphosphate triphosphohydrolase — MMLSWDKLLLPLRLGKEEEDLPEAEVPGRTHFQRDYDRLIFSSPFRRLQNKTQVFPLPGSVFVHNRLTHSLEVASVGRSMGAVVVDRLQHTVDKGISQLFLEIPTIVSTTCLAHDLGNPPFGHSGEDAIRHFFIQNSEKFEEYLSPAEFLDLKQFEGNANSFRLLTYSLKGRRTGGFGLSYATMAALVKYPWESTQGVAKKKFGFFQADKAIFEQIMSATGLLNTNGYCRHPLVYLMEAADDICYNIMDLEDAHKLGIISTQRVMELLLAFFPETKQQGIRHRIDITLRVVTDKNEQVAYLRAMVINKLVEECSNSFVEQLPQIMAGKPVAGLMKSLPEETKLAMDAISTLSVKEIYRHHSVVEIELAGFKILNTLLEIFTEALRHRESTYSKKLLSRIPSQYEMNNDSLYLDLLSVVDFVSGMTDTYALELYQNLSGISIPGISR; from the coding sequence ATGATGCTCAGCTGGGATAAGCTTTTATTGCCCTTGCGCCTTGGCAAGGAGGAGGAGGATTTGCCCGAAGCGGAGGTGCCAGGAAGAACACACTTTCAGCGCGATTACGACAGGCTTATTTTCTCTTCACCGTTTCGTCGATTGCAAAACAAGACTCAAGTATTCCCACTGCCGGGAAGCGTGTTTGTGCACAATCGCTTAACCCATAGCCTCGAGGTTGCCAGCGTGGGGCGTTCGATGGGGGCCGTTGTTGTAGATCGGCTTCAACATACCGTCGATAAAGGAATTAGCCAACTATTCTTAGAAATACCAACCATTGTTAGTACCACTTGTCTTGCTCACGACCTAGGAAACCCACCTTTCGGCCATTCTGGCGAAGATGCTATTCGCCACTTTTTTATCCAAAATAGTGAGAAGTTTGAAGAGTATCTTAGTCCGGCTGAGTTTCTCGACTTAAAACAGTTTGAGGGTAATGCAAACTCTTTTAGGCTGCTGACATATAGCCTTAAAGGAAGACGTACCGGAGGATTTGGTTTAAGTTATGCCACCATGGCTGCCTTGGTGAAATATCCTTGGGAATCCACGCAGGGGGTGGCGAAAAAGAAGTTTGGCTTTTTTCAGGCCGACAAGGCAATTTTTGAGCAAATTATGTCTGCCACTGGGTTGCTAAATACCAACGGCTATTGTCGACATCCGCTAGTATACTTAATGGAGGCAGCCGACGATATTTGCTATAACATAATGGATTTAGAGGATGCTCATAAGCTGGGCATAATCTCCACGCAGCGGGTAATGGAATTGCTTTTGGCCTTCTTTCCAGAAACAAAGCAACAGGGTATTCGGCATCGGATTGATATAACACTTAGGGTGGTGACAGACAAAAACGAGCAGGTGGCTTATCTGAGGGCAATGGTGATAAATAAGCTGGTTGAGGAGTGCAGCAATTCGTTTGTTGAGCAGTTGCCACAAATCATGGCCGGCAAACCGGTTGCTGGGCTGATGAAGAGCTTGCCCGAGGAAACCAAGCTGGCTATGGACGCCATTTCAACGTTATCGGTCAAGGAGATTTATCGTCACCATTCTGTTGTGGAAATAGAGCTTGCCGGTTTCAAAATTCTAAACACGCTGCTCGAGATATTTACCGAAGCACTCCGGCATCGTGAGTCTACCTACTCTAAGAAGTTGCTCTCTCGCATTCCATCGCAGTATGAGATGAATAATGACAGCCTCTACCTCGACCTGCTTTCGGTGGTCGATTTTGTGTCGGGAATGACCGATACCTACGCGCTGGAACTCTACCAAAACCTTTCAGGAATTAGCATTCCAGGGATTTCACGTTAG
- a CDS encoding DUF5686 family protein: protein MRYFTSLFFLLASVSMQGQSISGTITDEKGVTVPYATVYIKELKLGTTANDYGGYNVQVQPGTYSVVFQSLGYESLEEQLVVGKNGLHHNVTLNTKPYQIAGVRITPGSEDPAYGIMRRAIGMAPYYQNQITSYTAEVYMKGSLKIKKLSWIVRKMSSDEDMPKVGVLYLKESLSDIKFTAPNKYDQTVKSLKSNFPDENGGDPMNFVNASFYQPKIGDMILPLAPYAFNHYNFRYEGFSMEGDVVVNKIKVIPKRKSKQLVSGYIYIADNFWNLHAVDLSVESTVGTIHLQQNFSEVEKNVWMPVSYYFDIIGQFLGNEGDVKYTASVKYNQVTENTKLKPPTAFPEVKVAIEESKKEVKPAPKTRKEKREQVRTQKMQQLMEKDKLNNREMYQMAVLMKQEAKAKDTTSQKGLEIKDNRNNIKVDSAARLTDSITWQRIRPVALTPEEVVGMKLAALPDAAHKSDTTKSAKDTLPKKSSPISKAIFGKTWTKGDTVKMAFSGLVTPTQIRFNTVDGFVAGAYFRYRKHYASTTFDIKPSLAYAFNRKRLMGELNTRFDYAPLSRGSISFLAGSESADFNRENGVSVFGNTISSLFFRTNYMALYQNDFAEFGNNIDIANGLVLKTGGGFYNRTMLENHTDFSFFYTDSKEYKPNIPVTDSVYGTYLPNHKAAIMELGISYTPRYYYRMERNRKEMVRSNYPTIYANTRIALPNLANNYADFVTIEGGISQDIHSGPSNWISYSLSYGDFVRKNRLYFPDFKHFNTQLIPLVFDDFSNSYQLLNYYDHSTSNAWATGFVHYQSPFLLLKYLPFLSNRMWQENLYASYLYTKGRTPYWEAGYGLTQISLFGGVGVFVGFNGQKFASFGIKASFKLVNQIRL, encoded by the coding sequence ATGCGCTACTTTACCAGCCTATTCTTCCTGCTTGCTTCAGTCTCAATGCAAGGGCAATCCATTAGCGGTACCATCACCGACGAGAAGGGTGTCACCGTGCCGTATGCAACGGTTTACATAAAAGAACTAAAGCTGGGTACCACCGCCAACGATTACGGCGGTTATAACGTTCAGGTGCAGCCCGGAACCTATTCAGTAGTATTCCAAAGTTTGGGCTATGAATCGCTGGAGGAGCAGCTGGTGGTTGGGAAAAATGGTCTACACCACAACGTTACCCTGAATACCAAACCTTACCAAATTGCTGGGGTAAGGATAACGCCCGGTTCCGAGGATCCCGCCTACGGTATTATGCGCAGAGCAATAGGCATGGCGCCATACTACCAAAATCAGATTACCTCCTACACCGCTGAGGTATACATGAAGGGAAGCCTCAAAATAAAAAAGCTATCGTGGATTGTGCGAAAGATGTCCAGTGACGAAGATATGCCAAAGGTTGGAGTGCTATACCTGAAGGAATCGTTAAGCGACATTAAGTTTACCGCTCCTAATAAGTATGACCAAACGGTGAAAAGCTTAAAATCCAACTTCCCTGACGAAAATGGCGGAGACCCAATGAACTTTGTAAATGCAAGCTTCTACCAGCCAAAAATTGGCGACATGATACTCCCTCTAGCGCCATATGCCTTTAACCACTACAACTTCCGCTACGAAGGGTTTAGCATGGAGGGCGATGTGGTGGTGAACAAGATAAAGGTTATTCCTAAACGAAAGAGCAAGCAGCTGGTGTCGGGCTACATCTACATTGCCGACAACTTTTGGAACCTTCACGCTGTGGACCTCTCGGTTGAATCAACAGTAGGAACCATTCACCTGCAGCAAAACTTTAGCGAGGTGGAGAAGAATGTGTGGATGCCGGTTAGCTACTACTTCGACATTATTGGCCAGTTCTTAGGCAATGAGGGCGACGTGAAGTATACAGCCTCGGTGAAGTATAATCAGGTTACCGAGAACACCAAGCTAAAACCGCCAACGGCTTTCCCCGAGGTGAAGGTGGCCATAGAGGAGAGCAAAAAGGAGGTTAAACCCGCTCCAAAAACCAGAAAGGAAAAGAGAGAACAGGTTCGTACACAGAAGATGCAGCAGCTTATGGAGAAGGATAAGCTCAACAATAGGGAGATGTACCAGATGGCTGTTCTCATGAAGCAGGAGGCGAAGGCAAAGGATACCACGAGCCAAAAAGGGCTGGAAATTAAGGATAATAGAAACAACATAAAAGTTGATTCTGCTGCAAGGCTAACCGATAGCATCACTTGGCAGCGTATTCGTCCGGTTGCCCTTACCCCGGAGGAGGTCGTAGGCATGAAGCTGGCAGCTCTACCTGACGCTGCCCACAAGTCGGACACCACAAAATCGGCCAAGGATACGTTGCCTAAGAAGTCATCGCCAATTAGCAAGGCGATTTTTGGAAAAACATGGACCAAGGGCGATACAGTCAAGATGGCCTTTTCGGGACTCGTTACCCCTACCCAAATTAGGTTCAACACGGTGGACGGCTTTGTGGCCGGAGCATACTTCCGTTATAGGAAGCACTATGCTTCTACCACCTTTGATATTAAGCCGTCGCTGGCCTACGCCTTTAACCGAAAAAGGTTGATGGGAGAGCTCAATACCCGCTTCGACTATGCACCGCTAAGCCGTGGCTCCATCTCTTTTTTAGCTGGAAGCGAAAGTGCTGATTTCAACCGGGAGAACGGCGTGAGCGTTTTTGGAAACACCATCTCTTCGCTCTTTTTTCGAACCAACTATATGGCGCTCTACCAAAATGATTTTGCTGAGTTCGGCAACAATATTGATATAGCCAATGGACTGGTGCTCAAAACCGGAGGTGGTTTCTACAACCGAACTATGCTCGAGAATCACACCGATTTTTCGTTCTTCTACACCGACAGCAAAGAGTATAAGCCAAATATTCCAGTTACCGATTCGGTTTATGGAACATATCTGCCCAACCACAAGGCAGCCATTATGGAGTTGGGCATTAGCTATACCCCCCGGTATTACTACCGTATGGAACGAAACCGAAAGGAGATGGTTCGTTCCAACTATCCAACCATTTATGCAAACACACGAATTGCACTACCCAATTTGGCAAACAATTACGCCGACTTTGTGACCATAGAGGGTGGGATATCCCAAGACATTCATTCAGGACCCTCCAACTGGATTAGCTACAGCCTTAGCTACGGCGACTTTGTTCGAAAAAACAGGCTCTACTTCCCCGACTTTAAGCACTTCAACACGCAGCTTATTCCGCTGGTTTTTGATGATTTTAGCAACAGCTACCAGCTGCTTAACTACTACGACCATAGCACGTCGAATGCATGGGCAACAGGGTTTGTCCACTACCAGTCGCCATTCCTTTTGTTGAAGTACCTGCCGTTTCTTAGTAACCGGATGTGGCAGGAGAATCTTTATGCCAGCTACCTCTACACCAAGGGACGAACCCCTTACTGGGAGGCTGGATACGGATTAACGCAGATAAGCCTGTTTGGTGGGGTGGGCGTGTTCGTGGGCTTCAATGGCCAAAAATTCGCCTCATTTGGGATAAAAGCCTCCTTTAAGTTGGTAAATCAAATAAGGTTGTAG
- a CDS encoding exonuclease domain-containing protein has protein sequence MYVVVDLETSGGNPQRDRIIEIAAYLFDGETVVGDLVTLINPETNIPPYITTLTGINNQMVANSPKFYEVAKKFVELTEGCVFVAHNAPFDYGFIRDEFQRLGYTYNRPTLCTVRWSRKLIPGLPSYSLGNLCQSLNIQFGDRHRAAGDATATVKLLRLLLERNNGDQIIPLNGSVISREKLHPNLSIDRLAKLPDETGVYFMWNEKEELIYVGKSINIKSRISQHITGAKSRRETEMVGAMADITWELTGSELVALLLESYHIKQQIPVYNRAQRRKGTSYGLYVEPDDNGYLNFKISNKAEMTTPVANFTSQAMARKVLDDLIDQYSLCQKLCGLYSTTGGCFHSQIGLCRGACKGEESPEDYNQRVEKAMASSDLPRASFFLLDKGRNPEEFAVVKVECGKLTGWGFCDQNMANGIDALHDCIKSYPDNRDSRIIVRSFLAAPGIKKIPF, from the coding sequence ATGTATGTTGTAGTCGACCTTGAAACGAGTGGGGGAAACCCTCAACGCGACCGAATAATTGAAATTGCAGCCTACCTTTTCGATGGAGAAACGGTGGTTGGTGACCTGGTTACGCTCATTAATCCCGAAACGAACATTCCACCATACATTACCACGCTCACCGGGATTAACAACCAAATGGTGGCCAATTCGCCAAAGTTTTATGAGGTTGCCAAGAAGTTTGTGGAGCTCACCGAAGGTTGCGTTTTTGTGGCTCACAATGCTCCTTTCGACTATGGCTTTATACGCGACGAATTTCAGCGATTGGGTTATACCTATAATCGACCAACGCTTTGCACCGTTCGATGGAGTCGAAAGCTTATACCGGGTCTTCCATCCTACAGCTTGGGCAACCTTTGTCAGTCGCTGAATATTCAGTTTGGCGATCGCCACCGTGCTGCTGGTGATGCCACCGCCACCGTTAAGTTGCTTCGTCTGCTGTTGGAACGCAACAATGGCGATCAAATTATACCTCTCAACGGCAGCGTTATTTCGCGCGAAAAATTACACCCAAATCTTTCCATCGATCGGTTGGCCAAACTGCCCGATGAAACAGGTGTTTACTTTATGTGGAACGAGAAGGAGGAGCTCATCTATGTAGGTAAAAGTATCAACATTAAAAGCCGAATAAGCCAGCATATTACCGGGGCTAAATCGCGTCGTGAAACGGAAATGGTTGGTGCCATGGCCGACATTACCTGGGAACTCACCGGTAGCGAGTTGGTAGCGCTGCTGCTGGAGTCTTACCACATTAAGCAACAAATACCAGTTTATAATCGTGCTCAACGAAGAAAAGGAACATCATACGGACTTTACGTTGAACCAGATGACAATGGCTACTTAAACTTTAAAATATCGAATAAGGCAGAGATGACTACCCCTGTTGCAAACTTCACCTCGCAGGCTATGGCGCGAAAGGTGCTCGACGATTTGATTGATCAATACAGCCTTTGTCAAAAACTATGCGGTCTTTACAGCACCACTGGGGGTTGCTTTCATAGTCAAATTGGCCTTTGCAGAGGTGCGTGCAAGGGAGAAGAATCACCAGAGGATTATAATCAAAGGGTGGAAAAAGCCATGGCCTCCTCCGACTTGCCCCGGGCCTCATTTTTTCTGCTCGATAAGGGGAGAAATCCCGAAGAATTTGCCGTGGTAAAGGTGGAGTGTGGAAAGCTAACCGGATGGGGTTTCTGCGATCAGAACATGGCAAACGGAATCGATGCGCTGCACGATTGCATTAAATCATATCCAGATAATAGGGATTCGAGAATCATAGTCAGGTCGTTCTTGGCCGCACCGGGAATTAAAAAGATACCGTTTTAG
- a CDS encoding SDR family oxidoreductase, whose protein sequence is MSTKSKIALVTGGSRGLGKNMAIGLAKKGIDVVITYNSNKQEADKVVAEIQSMGQRAATFQLDTGNVKQFDGFFKQVTEYLKRETGSTNFDFLINNAGTALYAPFAETTEEQFDTVMNIHYKGVFFLTQKALAFINDGGRIINISSGLARFSFPGSSAYGSMKGAIEVLTRYLAKELGPRKIAANVVAPGAIATDFGGGHVRDNKEVNDNIASVTALGRVGLPDDIGGVVAFLCSEEAKWIN, encoded by the coding sequence ATGAGCACAAAAAGTAAAATTGCCTTGGTAACCGGCGGAAGTCGCGGGTTAGGCAAAAACATGGCCATTGGCCTTGCAAAAAAAGGTATCGATGTAGTGATTACCTACAATAGCAACAAGCAAGAGGCCGACAAGGTAGTGGCCGAAATTCAATCGATGGGACAAAGGGCAGCCACCTTTCAGTTGGATACCGGAAACGTGAAGCAGTTCGATGGCTTTTTCAAACAGGTAACCGAGTATTTGAAGAGAGAAACTGGCAGCACTAACTTTGACTTCCTCATCAACAATGCAGGTACAGCGCTTTACGCCCCATTTGCCGAAACCACAGAGGAACAGTTCGACACGGTAATGAACATCCACTACAAGGGTGTGTTTTTCCTCACCCAAAAGGCACTGGCCTTTATCAACGATGGAGGTCGTATCATAAACATCTCTTCGGGGCTGGCTCGATTCTCGTTTCCGGGTTCGTCGGCATACGGTTCCATGAAGGGGGCTATTGAGGTGCTTACGCGATACCTTGCCAAGGAGCTAGGGCCACGGAAAATAGCCGCCAACGTGGTTGCTCCCGGAGCCATTGCCACCGATTTTGGTGGAGGTCATGTGCGCGACAACAAGGAGGTAAACGACAACATTGCTAGTGTAACGGCGTTGGGTCGTGTTGGCTTGCCCGATGATATTGGCGGCGTGGTTGCATTCCTATGCAGCGAGGAGGCCAAATGGATCAACG